GTGCTATTCTTAAAGTCTTTGAAGCGATACACAACGGCAAACCGACCAACGACCTCATTGCAATAAGGTACCTCGAAACCCTCAAAGAAATCGCAAACGGCACTGCGAATAAAGTATTCCTTCCTTACGAAGCTTCTGCGTTTCTTGGCAGCATAGGCGCGGTCTCTGAGCTCTTTAAGAAGGAAGCCAATGAACATAAAGGTAAACCAAAAGAGAAGTGATATAGGTGTTCGCCCTTGAGTTTTTTCAAAAATTTCTCTATATGATGATTATAGCGACAGTGGCAACTAGTTTGGCTGGCGCCACTGTCTTCAGTTTTTATCGTGTTAGCAGAAAACCGAATTTTAGTTTAAGAATTATGAATATCCCGCTTCTCGCTCTTTTGACAATTCTTGTTTCTTTTCTTTCGGAGAGCAAAATTGCATCCGCTTTCCTGTTTTTTTTCGCCTATTTACATATTCTTAGAGGACTGTTGGGGCATCTGAGTAAATTTGATGACACTTTCAGAGCTTTCTTCCTTTCCATGGGATACACACGTCAAGATTATCTCCTGAACTTTCTCTTCAAATATGGTAAGTGGAAAATCATAGATTCTATACTTGCCTATTCTGTGGTAACCACATCCATTATTGTCGGTTTTTCTGAATTGAAGCGCTTTGTGCCGGATCAAATAATACCAATATCCATAATTTTGTCTGTGCTTTTCTTGATTATGTGTATTTTGAACTGGATCGTTGAAAGTGTTAGAAACAAATTGTCAAATCCCGATTAACATTGTCGTGTTACAATACCCCTAGAGGGTATCATATTGAATTAGGAGGATTGAAAATGGCTGAAAAACTTCTCAATGATGAAATAAGAACGCAGGTGAAGGAAATTCTCTCAGAAATGCAGGGAAAGGTAAAGATTTTATTTTTCAATTCCGAAAGTAACTGTGATTATTGTTCAACGGTTGAAGCACTCATTTCTGAGCTAGTGGAAATCACCGACATGATCAACTATGAAAAGCATGAACTTAACTCTGAAGAAGCAGAGAAGTACGACGTAAAGATGGCCCCTGCTCTGGTACTTCTCACACCAGATGGGGAGGATAAAGGTGTTAGATTTTACGGGATTCCATCCGGACATGAATTCGGAACGCTGTTACAGGACATAGTGAGCTTCTCCAAAGGAGCAACGCCTGAGCTTTCTCCTGAGTCCATCGAAAAGTTGTCTGGAATAGACAAGCCTGTTGAAATCAAGGTCTTTGTTACTCCGACCTGTCCCTATTGCCCCAAAGCTGTCCTTACCGCCCACAATATTGCTATGGCAAATAGCAATGTAAGCGCTTCTATGATCGAAGCAAATGAATTTCCCGAGCTTTCTATGGAATATGGTGTCAGTTCCGTTCCACACATTGTGATCAATGACAAAGTGACTTTCATTGGCGCATATCCTGAACCGCAATACGTTGAGGAAGTACTGAAAGCACTTTGAGAGGTGAGGGGAAATGGCGTTCTTTGATCTTGGAAGCGCTCACAAGAAGAGCGAATTGAAGGAATACTATGATGTGGTTGTGGTAGGAGGAGGGCCTGGAGGTATTACGGCAGGTATTTATGCCGTACAGGCTGGATTAAAGCCCTTGATCATCGAAAAAGCCCTCGAAGGCGGACAGGTCAACAATACGGAAAAAGTCGAAAACTGGCCTGGATTCCCTTCAATAGGAGGTATCGAACTCGCCGAAAAATTCGCAGAGCACGCCAGAGAGTTCAATGTTGAATTTTTGAACGCCGAAGTGATTGATCTTGTTCTTGAAGAAAACAAAAAGACCGTGGTTCTCGATAATGGTAAGAAAGTGTCCTCAAAGGTTCTCATCATATCCACGGGTTCCAATCCGAGGAAGTTAAACGTACCAGGTGAGAAAGAATTCGCTGGAAGAGGTGTTTCCTATTGTGCTACCTGTGATGGTCATTTTTTCACTGACCAGCACATAGCTGTTATTGGTGGAGGAAATAGTGCTCTCGACGAAACGCTTTTTTTGACTAAAATAGCTCGAAAAATTACAATTGTTCAGAACCTTCCAAAACTCACAGCAGACAAGCTCCTCCAGGAAAGGGTCAAAGCAACGGGTAAGGTGGATTACATATTCAACACTGTTGTTGAAAGAATCGAAGGAAAAGATAAAGTC
This genomic interval from Kosmotoga pacifica contains the following:
- the pdo gene encoding protein disulfide oxidoreductase, yielding MAEKLLNDEIRTQVKEILSEMQGKVKILFFNSESNCDYCSTVEALISELVEITDMINYEKHELNSEEAEKYDVKMAPALVLLTPDGEDKGVRFYGIPSGHEFGTLLQDIVSFSKGATPELSPESIEKLSGIDKPVEIKVFVTPTCPYCPKAVLTAHNIAMANSNVSASMIEANEFPELSMEYGVSSVPHIVINDKVTFIGAYPEPQYVEEVLKAL
- the trxB gene encoding thioredoxin-disulfide reductase, with translation MAFFDLGSAHKKSELKEYYDVVVVGGGPGGITAGIYAVQAGLKPLIIEKALEGGQVNNTEKVENWPGFPSIGGIELAEKFAEHAREFNVEFLNAEVIDLVLEENKKTVVLDNGKKVSSKVLIISTGSNPRKLNVPGEKEFAGRGVSYCATCDGHFFTDQHIAVIGGGNSALDETLFLTKIARKITIVQNLPKLTADKLLQERVKATGKVDYIFNTVVERIEGKDKVERLILKDTSTGKYSELEVSGVFVFIGLVPNTDFLKGKLKLNDYGYIVTDENMETEIPGVYAVGDVREKEVRQIVTAAADGAIAISHAARKYFDESDV